The following coding sequences lie in one Spea bombifrons isolate aSpeBom1 chromosome 5, aSpeBom1.2.pri, whole genome shotgun sequence genomic window:
- the PUF60 gene encoding poly(U)-binding-splicing factor PUF60 isoform X1, whose amino-acid sequence MAAAIMLGVDSIKLENGQSTSSKLGLPPLTPEQQEALQKAKKYAMEQSIKSVLVKQTIAHQHQQLTNLQMAAQRQRALAIMCRVYVGSIYYELGEDTIRQAFAPFGPIKSIDMSWDSVTMKHKGFAFVEYEVPEAAQLALEQMNSVMLGGRNIKVGRPSNIGQAQPIIDQLAEEARSFNRIYVASVHQDLSDDDIKSVFEAFGKIKSCMLARDPTTGKHKGYGFIEYEKAQSSQDAVSSMNLFDLGGQYLRVGKAVTPPMPLLTPATPGGLPPAAAVAAAAATAKITAQEAVAGAAVLGTLGSPGLVSPALTLAQPLGALPQAVMAAQAPGVITGVTPVRPPIPVAIPQVGLVNPILSSPPAVAQLEVKKEKEEEEVLLESERPEMLSEQEHMSISGSSARHMVMQKLMRKQESTVMVLRNMVDPRDIDDDLEGEVTEECGKFGAVNRVIIYQEKQGEEEDAEIIVKIFVEFSMSSETQKAIQALNGRWFAGRKVVAEVYDQERFDNSDLSA is encoded by the exons GCCAAGAAATATGCCATGGAGCAAAGCATCAAGAGCGTGCTGGTCAAACAGACGATTGCCCATCAACACCAACAGCTCACCAACCTTCAG ATGGCGGCTCAGAGGCAGCGAGCGCTCGCCATCATGTGCCGAGTCTACGTCGGCTCCATCTACTACGAGCTGGGAGAAGACACGATACGCCAGGCCTTCGCCCCGTTTGGACCCATCAAGAGCATCGACATGTCCTGGGACTCGGTCACCATGAAACACAAG GGCTTTGCGTTTGTGGAGTACGAGGTACCGGAAGCGGCTCAGCTGGCTCTGGAACAGATGAACTCGGTCATGTTGGGCGGCAGGAACATAAAG GTGGGCCGCCCCAGTAACATTGGACAGGCCCAGCCCATTATAGACCAGCTGGCGGAGGAAGCCCGCTCCTTCAACCGGATCTACGTGGCCTCCGTGCACCAGGACCTGTCGGACGACGACATAAAGAGCGTGTTCGAAGCCTTTGGAAAGATCAAGTCGTGCATGCTGGCCCGGGACCCCACCACGGGCAAACACAAGGGCTACGGCTTCATAG AGTATGAGAAGGCGCAGTCCTCGCAGGATGCCGTCTCGTCCATGAACCTGTTCGACCTCGGCGGTCAGTACCTCCGAGTGGGTAAGGCCGTCACCCCCCCAATGCCCCTGCTCACACCTGCCACTCCCGGAGGGCTGCCCCCCGCTGCTGCCGTGGCCGCGGCCGCCGCGACTGCAAAGATTACCGCACAG GAGGCCGTGGCTGGAGCTGCAGTCCTTGGTACCCTCGGCAGCCCTGGTCTGGTTAGCCCTGCCCTGACCCTGGCACAACCCCTGGGCGCCTTACCGCAAGCAGTGATGGCAGCGCAGGCACCAGGTGTCATTACAG GTGTGACTCCGGTGCGGCCTCCTATCCCAGTAGCCATCCCACAAGTCGGGCTGGTGAACCCCATCCTCTCGAGCCCCCCGGCGGTGGCCCAACTGGAGGTAAAGAAagagaaggaggaggaagaggttCTGCTCGAGTCGGAGAGGCCAGAAATGCTGAGTGAACAGGAGCACATGAGCATATCGGGCAGCAGCGCCAGGCACATGGTCATGCAGAAGCTCATGCGCAAGCAGGAG TCCACGGTGATGGTTCTCCGCAACATGGTGGACCCCCGAGACATAGACGACGACCTGGAAGGAGAGGTAACGGAGGAATGCGGCAAATTCGGGGCCGTCAACAGAGTCATCATCTACCAGGAGAAGCAGGGCGAGGAGGAGGACGCCGAGATCATCGTCAAAATCTTTGTGGAGTTCTCCATGTCCAGCGAGACCCAGAAAGCCATCCAGGCGCTGAACGGCCGCTGGTTTGCCGGACGCAAAGTAGTCGCCGAAGTCTACGACCAAGAGAGATTCGACAACAGCGACCTGTCGGCGTGA
- the PUF60 gene encoding poly(U)-binding-splicing factor PUF60 isoform X2 produces MRCPQLAATEVGEVMAAQRQRALAIMCRVYVGSIYYELGEDTIRQAFAPFGPIKSIDMSWDSVTMKHKGFAFVEYEVPEAAQLALEQMNSVMLGGRNIKVGRPSNIGQAQPIIDQLAEEARSFNRIYVASVHQDLSDDDIKSVFEAFGKIKSCMLARDPTTGKHKGYGFIEYEKAQSSQDAVSSMNLFDLGGQYLRVGKAVTPPMPLLTPATPGGLPPAAAVAAAAATAKITAQEAVAGAAVLGTLGSPGLVSPALTLAQPLGALPQAVMAAQAPGVITGVTPVRPPIPVAIPQVGLVNPILSSPPAVAQLEVKKEKEEEEVLLESERPEMLSEQEHMSISGSSARHMVMQKLMRKQESTVMVLRNMVDPRDIDDDLEGEVTEECGKFGAVNRVIIYQEKQGEEEDAEIIVKIFVEFSMSSETQKAIQALNGRWFAGRKVVAEVYDQERFDNSDLSA; encoded by the exons ATGCGCTGCCCACAGCTGGCAGCGACTGAAGTTGGGGAGGTG ATGGCGGCTCAGAGGCAGCGAGCGCTCGCCATCATGTGCCGAGTCTACGTCGGCTCCATCTACTACGAGCTGGGAGAAGACACGATACGCCAGGCCTTCGCCCCGTTTGGACCCATCAAGAGCATCGACATGTCCTGGGACTCGGTCACCATGAAACACAAG GGCTTTGCGTTTGTGGAGTACGAGGTACCGGAAGCGGCTCAGCTGGCTCTGGAACAGATGAACTCGGTCATGTTGGGCGGCAGGAACATAAAG GTGGGCCGCCCCAGTAACATTGGACAGGCCCAGCCCATTATAGACCAGCTGGCGGAGGAAGCCCGCTCCTTCAACCGGATCTACGTGGCCTCCGTGCACCAGGACCTGTCGGACGACGACATAAAGAGCGTGTTCGAAGCCTTTGGAAAGATCAAGTCGTGCATGCTGGCCCGGGACCCCACCACGGGCAAACACAAGGGCTACGGCTTCATAG AGTATGAGAAGGCGCAGTCCTCGCAGGATGCCGTCTCGTCCATGAACCTGTTCGACCTCGGCGGTCAGTACCTCCGAGTGGGTAAGGCCGTCACCCCCCCAATGCCCCTGCTCACACCTGCCACTCCCGGAGGGCTGCCCCCCGCTGCTGCCGTGGCCGCGGCCGCCGCGACTGCAAAGATTACCGCACAG GAGGCCGTGGCTGGAGCTGCAGTCCTTGGTACCCTCGGCAGCCCTGGTCTGGTTAGCCCTGCCCTGACCCTGGCACAACCCCTGGGCGCCTTACCGCAAGCAGTGATGGCAGCGCAGGCACCAGGTGTCATTACAG GTGTGACTCCGGTGCGGCCTCCTATCCCAGTAGCCATCCCACAAGTCGGGCTGGTGAACCCCATCCTCTCGAGCCCCCCGGCGGTGGCCCAACTGGAGGTAAAGAAagagaaggaggaggaagaggttCTGCTCGAGTCGGAGAGGCCAGAAATGCTGAGTGAACAGGAGCACATGAGCATATCGGGCAGCAGCGCCAGGCACATGGTCATGCAGAAGCTCATGCGCAAGCAGGAG TCCACGGTGATGGTTCTCCGCAACATGGTGGACCCCCGAGACATAGACGACGACCTGGAAGGAGAGGTAACGGAGGAATGCGGCAAATTCGGGGCCGTCAACAGAGTCATCATCTACCAGGAGAAGCAGGGCGAGGAGGAGGACGCCGAGATCATCGTCAAAATCTTTGTGGAGTTCTCCATGTCCAGCGAGACCCAGAAAGCCATCCAGGCGCTGAACGGCCGCTGGTTTGCCGGACGCAAAGTAGTCGCCGAAGTCTACGACCAAGAGAGATTCGACAACAGCGACCTGTCGGCGTGA